In Prochlorococcus marinus str. MIT 1214, one DNA window encodes the following:
- a CDS encoding tetratricopeptide repeat protein, giving the protein MEELDTEKQNNKKATGIKTFNVPFALGEIKEKITITTNTRSKNSPEQIINQAINFHQNGKIIEAIKHYQNIINLGFADHRVFSNYGVICRDNGKLKDAEVSYRKAIELKTDFAEAHYNLGNVLRDLGELKDAEFSYLKAIELKTDFANAHLNLGIILKDLGKPKEAKISFRKAIELKPDYAEAHSNLANVFRDLGELQEAELSINKVIELRPDFASAHLYLGIILRNLGKSKEAEISIRKAIEIKPDYAEAYSNMVNLLKDLGKSEEAKLFLRNALGVRHNSASFHLKIGAIFIDLGELEEAEKSTRKAIEIQSDYPEAYNNLGTILKYLYKPKDAEKAFRKAIELNINFADAYFNLSLLQLLHSNYQSGLDNYEFRFKQNKAILPHAYTTLRRHDEDIFKQGEKLLIISEQGLGDTLQFMRYIPYLKNQGLDISFCAQEKLHSLIKASGIDSNPLRPNQISSIKQGEWIQLLSIPKYLKVSPQNPIITNTYIIPNDKLIKKWEKALSLEKKPIIGINWQGNPETEKGIQKGRSLALELFSTIASKIELSFISLQKGVGSEQLEECSFKEKFVNCQREIDIIWDFHEMSAIISNCDIIITSDTSVAHLAGGMGKNVWLLLRDMPEWRWGLKKETTFWYPSMKLFRQKERYNWREVIERVSNKLKAELNDF; this is encoded by the coding sequence ATGGAAGAACTTGATACAGAAAAGCAAAATAATAAGAAGGCAACTGGCATCAAAACATTCAATGTTCCATTTGCTTTAGGCGAAATTAAAGAAAAGATCACTATTACTACTAATACTCGCTCAAAAAACTCACCCGAACAAATAATTAATCAAGCAATAAATTTTCATCAAAATGGGAAAATCATTGAAGCAATTAAACATTACCAAAACATTATTAACTTAGGCTTTGCTGATCACAGGGTTTTTTCTAACTATGGGGTGATATGCAGAGATAATGGTAAATTAAAAGACGCAGAAGTCTCATACCGAAAAGCAATTGAACTAAAAACTGATTTCGCAGAGGCACATTACAATCTGGGAAATGTATTGCGAGATCTTGGTGAATTAAAAGACGCAGAATTTTCATACTTAAAAGCAATTGAACTAAAAACTGATTTCGCTAATGCACATTTAAATCTAGGAATCATATTGAAAGATCTTGGCAAACCAAAAGAAGCCAAAATATCTTTTAGAAAGGCAATTGAACTAAAACCTGATTATGCAGAAGCGCACTCCAATCTGGCAAATGTATTTAGAGATCTTGGTGAATTACAAGAAGCTGAATTATCTATTAATAAAGTTATTGAACTGAGACCTGATTTTGCAAGTGCACATTTATATCTAGGAATCATATTGAGAAATCTTGGTAAATCAAAAGAAGCCGAAATATCAATTAGAAAAGCAATTGAAATCAAGCCTGATTATGCCGAGGCGTATTCCAATATGGTAAATTTATTGAAAGATCTTGGTAAATCAGAAGAGGCAAAACTATTTCTAAGAAATGCACTTGGAGTTAGACATAATTCAGCAAGTTTTCATCTTAAAATTGGAGCTATATTTATCGACCTTGGGGAATTAGAAGAAGCTGAAAAATCAACACGCAAAGCAATAGAAATTCAATCAGATTATCCTGAAGCATATAACAACTTGGGGACCATATTAAAGTATCTATATAAACCAAAAGACGCTGAAAAGGCTTTTCGTAAGGCTATAGAATTAAATATTAATTTTGCGGATGCTTATTTTAACCTTTCATTACTTCAACTACTTCACTCAAACTATCAATCTGGTCTAGATAATTATGAATTTAGATTCAAACAAAATAAAGCAATACTCCCTCACGCATATACAACTTTAAGGAGGCATGATGAAGATATTTTTAAGCAAGGGGAAAAACTTCTAATCATAAGTGAACAAGGCTTAGGAGATACATTGCAATTTATGCGTTATATCCCTTATTTAAAAAATCAGGGTTTAGATATATCTTTTTGTGCACAAGAGAAATTACATTCATTGATAAAAGCATCGGGGATTGATTCAAATCCATTAAGACCTAATCAAATCAGTTCAATTAAGCAAGGTGAATGGATTCAACTATTATCAATACCTAAATATCTAAAAGTAAGTCCCCAAAACCCGATAATTACTAATACATATATCATCCCAAACGATAAACTTATTAAGAAATGGGAAAAGGCTCTATCTCTTGAAAAAAAGCCAATAATTGGGATTAATTGGCAGGGAAATCCAGAGACCGAGAAAGGTATACAAAAAGGAAGATCCTTAGCCTTAGAGCTTTTCTCTACTATTGCGAGCAAAATTGAATTAAGCTTTATCTCTCTTCAAAAAGGGGTTGGCTCTGAACAATTAGAAGAATGCTCTTTTAAAGAAAAATTTGTAAATTGTCAAAGAGAAATAGACATTATTTGGGATTTCCATGAAATGTCAGCAATAATATCTAATTGTGATATTATAATAACTTCAGACACGTCAGTAGCTCACCTTGCTGGGGGTATGGGAAAAAACGTTTGGTTATTACTTAGAGATATGCCTGAATGGAGATGGGGGCTTAAAAAGGAAACTACTTTTTGGTATCCATCAATGAAATTATTTCGCCAAAAAGAAAGATATAATTGGAGAGAAGTAATAGAGAGAGTATCGAACAAATTAAAGGCAGAATTAAATGACTTTTAA
- a CDS encoding DUF6165 family protein, translating into MTFNNKKISKIYIPISYGELIDKITILEIKKNYMRKDQLDNVNKELKLLEDILQEKELEVNTDLKNELRQINRSLWQIEDKIRIKERKQEFDEEFIKLARSVYKENDKRASIKKNINYTYNSEIFEEKYYQNY; encoded by the coding sequence ATGACTTTTAACAACAAAAAAATATCGAAAATTTATATTCCAATATCATATGGTGAGCTAATAGATAAGATTACAATCCTAGAAATAAAAAAAAATTATATGAGAAAAGATCAGTTAGACAATGTAAATAAAGAGCTAAAATTACTTGAAGATATTTTGCAAGAAAAAGAATTAGAAGTAAATACAGATTTAAAGAATGAACTTAGGCAAATTAATCGTAGTCTATGGCAAATCGAAGATAAAATTAGAATAAAAGAAAGAAAACAAGAGTTTGATGAGGAATTTATCAAACTAGCAAGATCTGTTTATAAAGAAAATGACAAAAGAGCAAGCATTAAAAAAAATATTAATTATACCTACAACTCAGAAATCTTTGAAGAGAAATACTATCAAAATTATTAA
- a CDS encoding DUF2214 family protein, whose product MVIAASLPSDLIKNASVAYIHYLSFMLCFGALIYERISLKVDLNRKEAISMVVADIIYGVAGIALLVSGIYRVIKFGQGSEFYTQNPLFWTKMVVFGLVGSLSLYPTVTYVLWALPLSKGELPKVTNNLVSRLRMIINIELLGFSSIPFFATLMARGVGLS is encoded by the coding sequence ATTGTGATTGCAGCTTCTCTTCCATCTGACTTGATTAAAAATGCGTCAGTTGCTTATATTCATTATTTAAGTTTTATGCTTTGTTTCGGTGCGTTGATATATGAACGTATCTCTTTGAAAGTTGATTTGAATCGAAAAGAGGCAATATCAATGGTTGTAGCAGATATTATCTACGGTGTTGCTGGTATAGCTCTTTTGGTAAGTGGTATTTACAGGGTAATAAAGTTTGGGCAAGGTTCTGAGTTTTACACCCAAAATCCTTTGTTCTGGACAAAGATGGTTGTTTTTGGTTTGGTAGGATCATTATCACTTTATCCCACTGTTACATATGTTTTGTGGGCTTTACCCTTAAGTAAAGGTGAGTTGCCTAAAGTAACTAATAATTTGGTTTCTAGATTAAGGATGATAATAAATATCGAGCTTTTGGGTTTTTCTTCTATACCATTTTTTGCAACACTCATGGCAAGAGGTGTTGGTTTGTCTTGA
- a CDS encoding D-glycero-alpha-D-manno-heptose-1,7-bisphosphate 7-phosphatase, producing MNKVLFLDRDGVINYDYGYVYKTNDLVFIKGIVNLIKKAKDYNYKVICITNQSGIARGLYSESDVHHFMKHLNDKLYDLIGTRLDKYYFCPHHPHIRLNHYGKKCICRKPSPGLFYKACSEFDINTAESICVGDKITDLISAEAIKINRLYLYSPNDNINLPKKYKLINSFDHVVLSN from the coding sequence ATGAATAAAGTTTTGTTCTTAGACCGTGATGGTGTAATTAATTATGATTATGGTTATGTTTATAAAACTAATGATTTAGTCTTTATTAAAGGAATTGTTAATCTAATAAAAAAAGCGAAAGATTATAACTATAAAGTTATATGTATTACAAATCAAAGTGGAATTGCTAGAGGTTTATATAGTGAGTCTGATGTTCATCATTTTATGAAGCATTTGAATGATAAATTGTATGATCTGATCGGCACAAGGTTAGATAAATACTATTTTTGTCCTCATCATCCACATATTCGGCTAAACCACTATGGCAAAAAATGTATTTGCAGAAAACCTTCTCCAGGTTTATTCTATAAAGCCTGTAGCGAATTTGATATAAATACTGCTGAATCGATTTGTGTTGGAGATAAAATTACTGATTTGATTTCAGCAGAAGCAATTAAAATTAATAGACTATACTTATATTCACCTAATGATAACATTAATCTACCTAAAAAATACAAACTTATAAATTCATTTGATCATGTTGTTTTAAGTAATTAA
- a CDS encoding PfkB family carbohydrate kinase encodes MKILVIGEVFLDENVVGISERLSPESPVPILTNCKTTEHLGGAANVAKNISSLGCDVSLLTLFADDIYGREIKNKLSNYNVSIINSNTFPTKTIRKIRYLVKNQQLLRQDIEEKFDKLSSEYITNLLYSICQRFDMIVISDYNKGLLSTLVTNRLKSIKPSLIILLDSKSVSKKLIDGSTLYKPNSHEFNQIIGNLSNELTNDLTSINDKINIFYENFSPLNLLLTLGDEGSILVINSNGNKQQFNLPVYKRDVYDVTGAGDTVLSVLAVCLAQNISLEDSAKRANYIASKSVMFQGTYTPTKQDLIDSSCLKIFTNGCFDVLHLGHIKLLKYSKSLGTKLIIGLNSDESVRRLKGESRPYNTVSIRKEILENIKHVDEVIIFDEDTPYELIKKIQPNIIVKGGDYEQHSVVGKDIVESMGGRVEIFPYIEHYSTTLLSNKIINNQ; translated from the coding sequence ATGAAGATTTTAGTAATAGGAGAGGTATTTCTAGATGAAAATGTTGTAGGAATATCTGAAAGATTATCACCTGAATCGCCTGTCCCAATATTAACAAACTGTAAGACCACAGAACATCTTGGAGGTGCGGCTAATGTGGCAAAAAATATTTCTAGCTTGGGATGCGATGTAAGTTTACTTACATTGTTTGCAGATGACATCTATGGAAGGGAAATAAAAAACAAATTATCAAATTACAATGTTAGCATTATAAATTCTAATACTTTCCCGACAAAGACCATAAGAAAAATTAGATATCTAGTGAAAAACCAACAATTGTTAAGGCAAGATATAGAAGAGAAATTCGATAAGCTTTCATCAGAATATATAACTAACCTACTATATTCTATATGTCAAAGATTTGATATGATAGTTATTTCAGATTACAACAAAGGATTACTTTCGACATTAGTAACTAATAGATTAAAATCTATCAAACCTAGCTTAATTATATTACTAGACAGTAAATCCGTCAGTAAAAAATTAATAGATGGATCTACGCTATATAAGCCGAATTCCCACGAATTTAATCAGATTATTGGTAATTTATCTAATGAATTAACGAATGATTTAACTTCTATAAATGATAAAATTAATATATTTTATGAAAATTTCTCACCTTTAAACTTATTACTCACCCTAGGTGATGAAGGAAGTATTCTTGTAATAAATAGCAATGGAAATAAGCAACAATTCAATTTGCCAGTTTATAAGAGAGATGTTTACGACGTTACTGGAGCTGGAGACACTGTTTTATCGGTATTAGCTGTTTGCTTGGCACAAAATATTTCTTTGGAAGATTCAGCAAAAAGAGCTAATTATATAGCGTCAAAATCTGTGATGTTTCAAGGAACATATACACCAACTAAACAGGATCTTATCGATTCAAGTTGCTTGAAAATATTTACAAATGGTTGTTTTGATGTTTTACATTTAGGTCATATTAAATTACTTAAATACTCTAAATCTCTTGGAACTAAGTTGATTATAGGACTTAATTCTGATGAATCAGTAAGAAGGCTAAAGGGTGAATCTCGTCCTTACAATACTGTTTCTATACGTAAGGAAATCCTCGAAAATATTAAACATGTTGATGAGGTAATAATCTTCGATGAAGATACACCTTACGAATTAATAAAAAAGATTCAACCAAATATTATTGTAAAAGGTGGCGATTATGAACAACATTCAGTAGTTGGTAAAGATATTGTTGAATCTATGGGAGGTCGGGTTGAGATCTTTCCTTATATTGAACATTATTCAACAACCTTGTTGTCTAATAAAATAATAAATAATCAATAA
- a CDS encoding NAD-dependent epimerase/dehydratase family protein, whose translation MRNKKDTLIITGCEGFIGSNLAKLFLIKYKHLKLIGCGNLNNKEKFFNINNLELVEYWNRDELFINLEKINKNRLLGIVHLGACSSTTEWRGDYLISNNTRYSNSLIDFCITNQMRLIYASSASVYGMRGFKNKENPSDLNPLNMYAYSKLLTDQYLTYKYPNQNLITSLRFFNVYGINERHKVGMASPVHTFNEQAKINNEIHLFMEDDSENPFQRDFVSVDDICTLIIDLLTRSDMYGIFDAGTGIPISFRRIADIISKWWGIRGKKIEIKQVGFPTKLRGFYQPYTCADMSFLETKKIYWHPKNINKGIHDFLDSSNTID comes from the coding sequence TTGCGTAACAAGAAAGACACATTGATAATTACCGGTTGCGAAGGCTTTATTGGGAGTAATTTAGCAAAACTTTTTCTTATTAAATATAAACATCTAAAGTTGATAGGTTGCGGAAATTTGAATAATAAAGAAAAATTTTTTAATATTAATAATTTAGAATTAGTTGAATATTGGAATAGAGATGAACTTTTTATCAATCTTGAGAAGATTAATAAAAATAGATTGCTAGGGATTGTTCATCTTGGTGCTTGTTCTTCAACTACTGAGTGGCGCGGCGATTATCTTATTTCTAATAACACACGATATAGCAATAGTTTAATTGATTTTTGTATTACAAATCAAATGAGGTTGATTTATGCATCATCTGCTTCAGTCTATGGGATGCGTGGTTTTAAAAACAAAGAGAATCCATCAGACTTGAACCCATTAAATATGTATGCCTACTCTAAGCTTTTAACTGATCAATATTTAACTTATAAATACCCGAATCAAAATTTAATTACTTCTCTTCGATTTTTTAATGTATACGGTATTAATGAAAGACATAAAGTCGGCATGGCTAGTCCAGTCCATACGTTTAATGAGCAAGCAAAAATTAATAATGAGATCCATCTTTTTATGGAGGACGATAGTGAGAATCCATTCCAAAGAGACTTTGTTTCCGTTGACGATATCTGTACTTTGATAATTGATCTTCTAACAAGGTCTGACATGTATGGAATCTTCGATGCTGGTACAGGAATCCCAATTTCATTTCGAAGAATTGCAGACATAATCTCCAAATGGTGGGGAATTAGAGGTAAAAAAATAGAAATAAAACAAGTTGGCTTTCCAACTAAGCTCAGAGGGTTCTATCAGCCGTATACTTGTGCTGATATGAGTTTTCTAGAAACAAAGAAAATCTATTGGCATCCTAAAAATATTAATAAAGGAATTCATGATTTTCTGGATAGTTCTAATACAATAGATTAA
- a CDS encoding D-sedoheptulose-7-phosphate isomerase, with product MNCSLFLNKVKYMSDTNKDELLSSLISNHIDLIEDNKEHFIEKTKEIANYLTESLNSGGTIFWCGNGGSAADCQHLAADLVCRFISDREPLRSISLTTDTSILTAISNDYSFNDVFSRQLKALGKKGDVLIAISTSGNSPNILKAIETAKSMNIKTIGLLGNDKGKAAKIIQTKIIVPSKRTARIQEIHILIGHLIIQLVELNLAL from the coding sequence ATGAATTGCAGTCTCTTTCTAAATAAAGTTAAATATATGTCTGATACTAATAAAGATGAATTGTTATCTTCGCTAATATCTAACCATATTGATTTGATTGAAGATAACAAAGAGCATTTTATTGAAAAAACCAAAGAGATTGCAAATTACTTGACTGAGTCACTTAACTCAGGAGGTACCATTTTTTGGTGCGGTAATGGTGGTAGCGCTGCTGATTGTCAACACCTTGCAGCTGATTTGGTTTGCAGATTCATATCTGATAGAGAACCACTTAGATCAATATCATTAACCACAGATACATCAATATTGACTGCTATTTCTAATGATTACTCTTTTAATGATGTTTTCTCAAGACAGCTAAAAGCCCTAGGTAAAAAAGGTGATGTCCTAATTGCTATCTCAACCTCTGGTAATAGTCCAAATATTCTTAAAGCCATAGAGACTGCTAAATCAATGAATATAAAAACAATTGGACTATTAGGAAACGATAAAGGAAAAGCTGCAAAAATTATTCAAACTAAAATAATTGTTCCCTCAAAAAGAACTGCAAGAATTCAAGAAATTCATATTTTAATAGGTCATTTAATAATTCAATTAGTAGAACTAAATTTAGCTCTATAA
- a CDS encoding FkbM family methyltransferase, whose product MEKDININKLLSSINELVDQLGLTLIEKQKLEILLKTYDDINFLKTLDKKNIYNITQLMESSRSQARQDLFVLSQLDLKQNGYFVELGAADGLIGSNSYLLEKQFGWQGILVEAAKYWHTRLTNNRRVNIEKKCVWSSSNKELMFRETETLKQLSTIEICKDLNKTTSLRENGELYKVDTISLLDLLRKYKAPNIIEYLSMDTEGSEYEIIRDFDFEKYKFRVITIERNNNREKIFTLLKSKGYKRILTEISKPDDWYIFADFQD is encoded by the coding sequence ATGGAAAAAGATATCAATATAAATAAACTCTTAAGCTCAATAAATGAACTTGTTGATCAACTTGGACTTACTTTAATAGAGAAACAAAAACTTGAGATATTACTTAAAACATATGATGATATTAATTTCTTAAAGACTTTAGATAAAAAAAATATATACAATATTACTCAACTTATGGAATCCTCAAGATCACAGGCTAGACAGGATTTATTTGTCTTGAGTCAACTAGATTTAAAACAGAATGGATATTTCGTTGAATTAGGAGCTGCTGATGGTTTAATAGGATCAAATTCTTATCTTTTAGAAAAACAATTTGGTTGGCAAGGGATATTGGTAGAAGCTGCAAAATATTGGCATACAAGATTAACAAACAATCGTAGAGTAAATATTGAAAAGAAATGTGTTTGGAGTAGCTCTAATAAGGAACTAATGTTTAGAGAAACAGAAACTCTTAAACAATTATCAACAATAGAAATATGCAAAGATTTAAATAAAACTACTTCGTTGAGAGAAAATGGAGAGCTCTACAAAGTAGATACCATCTCACTACTAGATTTACTTAGAAAATATAAGGCGCCCAATATCATAGAATATCTGTCTATGGATACAGAAGGAAGTGAGTACGAGATTATAAGAGATTTTGACTTTGAAAAATATAAATTTAGAGTAATTACAATTGAGAGAAATAATAATAGAGAAAAAATATTTACTCTACTAAAAAGCAAAGGATATAAAAGGATATTGACGGAAATTTCAAAGCCAGATGACTGGTATATATTTGCTGATTTTCAAGATTAA
- a CDS encoding polysaccharide pyruvyl transferase family protein: MHKNILLSTSYGWNCGDDFIAFGVRNLLDSILPEVNYIIYNRNPDLHKQRTLYNELKIKLEDGRIFKINLDKYINKTNWVWDNSWHIRNNFDNIDYCIFAGTPEWFGKMVSPMVSILSETNLPVIYLGVGGFEGRENLSFENLPESCKSVLRRSKLLTTRDSQAQNLLSKLGSHQLPCPALFSSIKETPRVNNNKLKIALSTQPDLSIQPLSSKGVYDYTLKLFSTLKEEFNCEVVCHYIDEIKEMSHLNIPIRYSYNADDYFKIYNKYDLVITTRVHGAGASASLGVPSFVISHSKRTETVRGFLSELITPNTKINDVVDKIRSFDIHKRSLEIIEHKKKIRDIYIEKLKPIIK, from the coding sequence ATGCATAAAAATATTTTGTTATCTACAAGTTATGGCTGGAATTGTGGAGATGATTTTATAGCATTTGGAGTTCGCAACTTACTAGATTCAATATTACCTGAGGTGAATTATATTATATACAATAGAAATCCAGATTTGCATAAACAAAGAACGCTATATAATGAATTGAAAATAAAATTAGAGGATGGCAGAATTTTTAAAATAAACCTAGATAAATACATAAATAAAACTAACTGGGTGTGGGATAATTCTTGGCATATTCGTAATAATTTTGATAATATAGACTACTGCATTTTCGCTGGGACCCCTGAATGGTTTGGTAAAATGGTAAGCCCTATGGTGTCAATACTATCTGAAACAAACTTACCAGTTATTTATCTGGGTGTTGGAGGTTTTGAAGGTAGAGAAAACTTGAGCTTTGAAAATTTACCCGAATCTTGTAAAAGTGTTTTAAGACGTTCTAAATTATTAACTACAAGAGATAGTCAAGCACAAAACTTACTTTCTAAACTTGGCTCACATCAATTACCATGTCCTGCATTATTTTCCAGTATAAAAGAAACTCCAAGAGTTAATAATAACAAGCTAAAGATAGCACTTTCAACCCAGCCAGACTTATCAATCCAGCCTTTATCAAGTAAAGGAGTTTATGATTATACATTAAAGCTTTTTAGTACCTTAAAGGAAGAATTTAATTGTGAAGTCGTTTGTCATTACATCGACGAAATCAAAGAAATGTCTCATTTAAATATACCAATTAGATACTCTTATAATGCTGATGATTATTTTAAAATCTACAATAAATACGATTTAGTAATTACCACTAGAGTTCATGGGGCTGGAGCTTCGGCCTCATTAGGTGTTCCATCTTTTGTAATTAGCCATTCTAAACGCACAGAAACAGTAAGGGGATTTTTGTCTGAGCTAATCACTCCTAATACCAAGATAAATGATGTAGTTGATAAAATACGAAGTTTTGATATTCATAAACGTTCTTTAGAAATTATTGAACATAAGAAAAAAATACGAGATATTTATATTGAAAAACTTAAACCTATAATAAAATAA
- a CDS encoding tetratricopeptide repeat protein — translation MNMYINDKDELFKKALYFHSIKNLLEAEKLYQFLLDQGYRNSSLFINYGALCKQNNQFKKSLDIYTKGIRLYPDNSKIYYNLANLHKLLDDNKKAIYYFKKSIEFNPNNLSYRSNLGTTLLSLGEFEEAESQLRICIKEEPDNPIYNLNLGTVLKGLDRLTEAEFYAKKSLKIKPDLIEGYNNLATISIKKGELIKAKILLIKSLELNHSSLAIYTNLCQVLLDLQDFKLALIYIDKAIEIKNDHAIFHFLKGNILHENNSIKEAIESFQKALEIDQKLIKARWNLSLAQLLTNDFSNGWLNYESRLEMEEFNIHAQPKVPIWKGESLDKDSKLIVISEQGLGDTIHFMRYIPYLRSQGINISFCAQKVLHELIIVSDIHPHPILKEDTNLIKSGKYIPLLSLPKFLNINNFNPLVTTPYISTKSELVDKWKKIIRNDNKKIIGISWQGNPNTEKGILKGRSIPLEKFSRFKKFENLKLVSVQKGFGMEQFKNCSFKNKFADCQNIINQNCDFLDTAAILINCDLVITSDSCVAHLAAALGKPTWVLLKRSASWRFGLHESTFWYPSMRLFHQKELNNWDELITRIIFEIEASEL, via the coding sequence ATGAATATGTACATAAATGATAAAGATGAATTGTTTAAAAAAGCTCTATATTTTCATAGCATAAAAAATTTATTAGAAGCCGAAAAATTATATCAATTCTTGTTAGATCAAGGTTACAGAAATTCTAGTTTATTTATCAACTACGGTGCCTTGTGTAAGCAAAACAATCAATTTAAAAAGTCATTAGATATTTATACTAAAGGGATTAGACTCTATCCTGATAATTCAAAAATATATTACAACTTGGCTAATCTCCACAAGCTACTTGATGATAACAAAAAAGCCATATACTATTTTAAAAAATCAATCGAATTTAATCCTAATAATTTAAGCTACAGATCGAATCTTGGAACTACATTATTATCCCTGGGTGAATTTGAAGAAGCTGAATCTCAACTACGTATTTGTATAAAAGAGGAACCTGATAATCCTATTTATAACCTTAATCTAGGAACCGTTCTAAAAGGTTTAGATAGATTAACAGAAGCTGAATTCTATGCTAAAAAATCATTAAAAATAAAGCCAGATCTTATTGAGGGTTATAATAATTTAGCTACTATTTCAATTAAGAAAGGAGAATTAATTAAAGCCAAAATATTGCTAATAAAATCTTTAGAATTAAACCACAGTTCCCTAGCTATATATACAAATTTATGTCAAGTACTATTAGATCTACAAGATTTTAAGCTAGCACTAATATATATTGATAAAGCAATTGAAATCAAAAATGATCATGCCATTTTTCACTTTCTTAAAGGTAATATATTACATGAGAATAATTCTATAAAAGAGGCAATTGAATCCTTTCAAAAAGCTTTAGAAATTGATCAAAAACTTATAAAAGCTAGATGGAATTTATCATTAGCCCAGCTTTTGACAAATGATTTTAGTAATGGTTGGTTAAATTATGAATCAAGGTTGGAAATGGAAGAATTTAACATTCACGCCCAGCCTAAAGTTCCTATCTGGAAAGGAGAAAGCCTAGATAAAGATTCTAAATTAATAGTTATAAGTGAGCAAGGTTTAGGAGATACAATTCATTTCATGAGATATATACCATATTTAAGATCTCAAGGGATAAATATATCATTTTGTGCTCAAAAAGTTTTACATGAACTAATAATAGTATCAGATATTCATCCTCACCCTATATTAAAGGAAGATACAAATTTAATTAAAAGTGGTAAATATATTCCATTACTTTCTCTTCCAAAATTTTTAAATATTAACAATTTCAATCCACTAGTTACCACCCCATACATCTCTACCAAGTCAGAATTAGTTGACAAGTGGAAGAAAATTATTAGAAATGATAATAAAAAGATAATAGGTATAAGTTGGCAAGGGAATCCGAATACGGAGAAAGGTATTCTAAAAGGAAGATCTATACCATTAGAAAAGTTTTCTAGATTTAAAAAGTTTGAAAATTTAAAGTTGGTTTCAGTTCAAAAAGGTTTTGGAATGGAACAATTTAAAAATTGTTCTTTTAAAAATAAATTTGCTGACTGTCAAAACATAATCAATCAAAATTGTGATTTTCTTGATACTGCTGCAATACTTATTAATTGTGATCTTGTTATAACCTCTGACTCATGTGTGGCCCACTTAGCAGCAGCGCTAGGCAAACCAACATGGGTACTCCTTAAAAGATCTGCTTCGTGGAGATTTGGTTTACATGAAAGTACTTTTTGGTATCCCTCTATGAGGCTATTTCATCAGAAAGAACTTAATAATTGGGATGAGCTGATTACCAGAATTATATTTGAAATAGAAGCAAGCGAACTCTAA